The Cryptococcus neoformans var. neoformans B-3501A chromosome 4, whole genome shotgun sequence genome has a window encoding:
- a CDS encoding hypothetical protein (Similar to gi|19111851|ref|NP_595059.1| MFS transporter of unkown specificity [Schizosaccharomyces pombe], FASTA scores: opt: 1093, E(): 4.7e-55, (38.280% identity (70.968% similar) in 465 aa overlap (178-639:38-492))) produces MSTHHTNQIHDHSPSSPSNQPVLEEGEDEYRPLPHAWSGATLYEPYTLSRDKLKNVNSVEFFCSQVNERESEESGEVQGNVGLTREVPNSVFVEPQEDYIPYSSGKGPNKRSDLPHLYYDSPWPESANDSSPGPAHNARDGDQNEKLGGLNASTIPNFSSSGNASLPPLTSSQSYLQSRSSFFRLVFLLTTCATQLIVQAQLGMVMMPLHATAEWLGKANNSGEMSWMAASYGLTVGMFLVMAGRLGDIYGPRLIWAVGCTFMIVCNIGSGFATTAIGFDIARAVAGIGSALALPNALAILGRTYPPGQTRNMVFSILGALAPVGFWIGGVLGGLFAQFAHIKWVWWFTAILTALFLGVGFYVLPPDSLCPSVSKPHFDTVGAILLSLTLGLFNFVWNQAPLVSWSAAYIPAMLGVSLIFGGIFVWWERRVGKGALIPMEVLSKQSLLVYLSLWLGWMSYGTFLLYTMFFIYGIRGYTEPLTMAFQLAPLLPAGVIAALIVPLLIRHLPNHFIFLLSMFAFIACNIIAATASSSTANGEYWKGTFWSLIIGTFGPDLSFSTGQLIVSNSVSHEFQGIAAGVVSMITNYSIAIGLGLTGTLEYYIRGSGDTIDDVLRGYRASFWFATGLAGIAGIVVALFVRVPKQTGGLQVIHPV; encoded by the exons ATGTCGACTCATCACACTAACCAGATACACGATcattccccttcttctccttccaatCAACCCGtgctggaagaaggtgaggaTGAATATCGTCCACTTCCACATGCCTGGTCTGGTGCCACTCTCTATGAGCCATACACATTGTCTCGcgacaagctcaagaaTGTCAACAGTGTCGAGTTCTTCTGTTCCCAGGTTAATGAGCGCGAGTCTGAGGAAAGTGGCGAAGTGCAAGGTAATGTTGGTCTGACTCGCGAGGTCCCCAATTCTGTTTTCGTTGAGCCACAAGAGGACTACATCCCTTACTCCTCTGGCAAGGGTCCTAACAAGAGGTCAGATCTACCTCACCTGTACTATGATAGCCCTTGGCCTGAGAGTGCGAATGACAGTAGTCCAGGTCCTGCTCATAATGCAAGGGATGGTGATCAAAATGAGAAACTGGGTGGTCTCAATGCCTCGACAATCCCTaacttttcttcttctggcaATGCGTCTTTACCCCCCCTCACGTCAAGCCAAAGTTATCTCCAATCTcgctcttcattcttcagattggtcttccttctcacTACTTGTGCTACTCAGCTCATCGTCCAAGCACAGCTGGGTATGGTCATGATGCCGCTTCATGCGACCGCGGAATGGTTAGGGAAGGCTAACAATAGCGGGGAGATGAGCTGGATGGCTGCTAGTTATGG TTTAACGGTGGGAATGTTTCTGGTCATGGCCGGCCGTCTGGGAGACATCTATGGCCCTCGACTGATATGGGCTGTGGGATGTACCTTCATGATTGTCTGCAATATCGGAAGCGGGTTCGCGACAACTGCAATAGGATTCGACATTGCTCGCGCAGTGGCAGGAATAGGCTCTGCTCTGGCTT TACCGAACGCTCTCGCCATTCTAGGTCGCACCTATCCACCAGGGCAAACGCGCAATATGGTATTCTCTATCCTCGGTGCTCTTGCGCCAGTTGGGTTCTGGATTGGCGGCGTGTTAGGTGGACTTTTTGCACAGTTTGCGCATATCAAATGGGTCTGGTGGTTCACGGCTATACTCACTGCCTTGTTCCTTGGTGTCGGTTTCTATGTCTTACCACCTGACTCTCTCTGTCCATCCGTGTCCAAACCCCACTTTGACACCGTCGGTGCTattctcctctctctcacATTAGGTCTCTTCAATTTCGTCTGGAACCAAGCACCGCTCGTCTCATGGTCTGCGGCCTACATCCCTGCCATGCTTGGGGTTTCTTTGATCTTTGGGGGTATCTTTGTCTggtgggaaagaagagttggCAAAGGAGCGCTGATCCCGATGGAAGTGTTGAGCAAGCAAAGTTTATTGGTGTATTTGAGTCTGTGGCTTGGGTGGATGAGCTACGGTACTTTCTTGCTTTATACCATGTTCTT TATCTATGGTATCAGAGGATATACCGAGCCTCTTACTATGGCATTTCAACTTGCGCCCCTCTTGCCAGCAG GAGTAATTGCCGCCCTCATCgtccctcttctcatccgccatcttccaaaccatttcatctttcttctctccatgTTTGCATTCATTGCGTGCAATATCATAGCAGCCACGGCTTCTTCAAGTACTGCGAACGGGGAATATTGGAAGGGTACTTTCTGGAGTTTGATCATAGGTACTTTCGGACCAG ACTTGAGCTTCAGCACGGGGCAATTGATCGTCAGTAACTCGGTAAGCCATGAGTTTCAAGGCATAGCGGCGGGCGTGGTGAGCATGATCACCAATTATTC TATTGCCATTGGGCTAGGTTTGACGGGGACTCTTGAATACTATATTCGAGGCTCGGGAGACACGATAGACGACGTGCTCAGAGGTTATCGAGCTTCCTTCTGGTTCGCTACCGGGTTGGCCGGTATTGCGGGGATAGTGGTAGCATTGTTTGTGAGGGTGCCAAAGCAAACTGGCGGATTGCAAGTTATCCACCCTGTGTGA
- a CDS encoding hypothetical protein (Match to ESTs gb|CF190329.1|CF190329, gb|CF190328.1|CF190328; Similar to gi|46101521|gb|EAK86754.1| hypothetical protein UM05809.1 [Ustilago maydis 521], FASTA scores: opt: 1625, E(): 1.5e-95, (44.786% identity (72.650% similar) in 585 aa overlap (52-623:5-565)); HMMPfam hit to SKN1, Beta-glucan synthesis-associated protein (SKN1), score: 243.3, E(): 4.2e-70): MRSSQRQGREPLLQSAENPGQSQRLSDSSFTSFDHPGMSHRGSHNDASVNSYGSSSSNRFGPTASLASANSAAVVAGNTGGFSDELPRQASPQAQMGNWHDVDDLDDHLHTFTSQDHKDLGSPFDITSVRGWANALTLGILAGGGVMLFAGYPIISFYYGDSNSSGANTSGYNLGGINSSGQYPEIPGLPTLIDADTPEWAYKRTGFDGDEWTLVFSDEFNKDGRTFFEGDDPFWTGMDIHYWPTGDFEWLDPSAVTTADGHLVITMTQEPIHDLNFKSGMLQTWNKLCFNKHAYFEFSASMPGQTMNGGFWPGIWTMGNLGRPGYGASTEGMWPYTYDSCDVGTLPNQTYVNGTGPIATLTTGADDSPLSYLPGQRCSACTCPGEDHPGPVHTKGRAAPEIDIVEAQIIISESRGEVSQSFQVAPYDDHYQSDNSSKNFKHYDTDLTYWNTYLGGPFQQAVSSLTRLPRNIYWDQPGDSKQFAVFAMEYQAFPEARDQGYITWWADNKTSWTMYADAVAENPRTGIGRRIIPEEPMAMIVNLHMSNNFQAVDFANLKWPNYFRIDYVRVYQKPDQISIGCDPEDYPTADYIARHAEVYSNPNLTTWGAAGYTFPKSSMKGDC; encoded by the exons ATGCGATCCTCTCAACGACAGGGCCGCGAACCTTTACTCCAATCCGCCGAGAACCCAGGTCAATCCCAGCGCCTCTCCGACTCGAGCTTTACCTCTTTCGACCACCCAGGTATGTCCCATCGCGGATCTCATAACGATGCCAGCGTGAACTCGTAcggctcctcttcatccaacaGATTCGGGCCAACGGCTTCTCTTGCCAGTGCCAATTCAGCAGCTGTTGTGGCCGGCAACACTGGGGGCTTCTCAGATGAACTTCCTCGGCAAGCCTCACCACAAGCCCAAATGGGAAACTGGCATGATGTCGATGACCTCGATGATCATCTGCATACCTTCACATCGCAGGATCACAAAGATCTTGGTTCACCATTCGACATTACCTCTGTGCGTGGCTGGGCAAATGCTCTTACCCTTGGTATACTCGCCGGTGGAGGTGTCATGCTGTTTGCCGGATATCCTATCATCTCGTTTTATTATGGCGACAGCAACTCTTCCGGTGCCAATACCTCTGGTTATAACCTGGGAGGAATCAACTCTAGTGGCCAGTACCCGGAGATACCAGGCCTGCCCACCTTGATTGACGCGGACACTCCAGAATGGGCTTACAAGAGAACCGGGTTTGACGGGGATGAATGGACGTTGGTGTTTTCAGACGAGTTCAacaaggatggaaggacgttctttgaaggagatgatccCTTTTGGACTGGCATGGATATTCACTATTGGCCCACTGG AGATTTCGAATGGCTTGATCCCTCTGCTGTGACAACGGCCGACGGTCATTTGGTCATCACCATGACACAAGAACCCATCCACGATCTCAACTTCAAGTCTGGCATGCTCCAAACCTGGAATAAGCTTTGCTTCAATAAACATGCTTACTTTGAGTTTTCGGCAAGTATGCCTGGTCAGACGATGAACGGTGGGTTTTGGCCTGGTATCTGGACTATGGGGAATTTGGGTAGACCAGGATACGGTGCCTCCACCGAAGGGATGTGGCC ATACACCTACGACAGTTGCGACGTTGGTACCCTCCCCAATCAGACATACGTGAACGGCACCGGTCCTATTGCGACACTTACCACCGGCGCTGACGATTCACCTCTTTCCTACCTCCCCGGCCAACGATGTTCCGCCTGCACTTGTCCTGGAGAAGACCACCCCGGTCCTGTGCATACCAAAGGCCGTGCAGCCCCGGAAATAGATATCGTCGAAGCGCAAATCATTATCTCCGAGTCCAGAGGAGAAGTGTCTCAATCTTTCCAAGTAGCTCCTTATGATGATCACTATCAATCTGATAATTCCTCCAAGAACTTTAAGCATTACGACACTGATTTAACGTATTGGAATACGTATTTGGGTGGTCCATTCCAGCAGGCGGTATCGAGTTTGACGAGACTTCCAAGAAATATATACTGGGATCAGCCGGGAGATAGTAAGCAATTTGCAGTGTTTGCTATGGA ATATCAAGCCTTCCCAGAGGCAAGAGACCAGGGATATATCACTTGGTGGGCAGATAACAAGACTAGCTGGACAATGTACGCGGATGCAGTTGCAGAGAATCCCAGGACTGGTatcggaagaagaattatCCCAGAGGAACCTATGGCTATG ATTGTCAATTTGCATATG TCAAACAACTTCCAAGCAGTCGATTTTGCGAATTTGAAATGGCCAAACTACTTTAGGATTGATTATGTGAGAGTGTATCAAAAACCAGACCAAATCTCTATCGGATGCGATCCCGAAG ATTATCCCACTGCGGACTATATCGCGCGACATGCAGAGGTATATTCCAATCCAAATCTCACAACCTGGGGAGCAGCTG GATATACTTTCCCAAAAAGTAGTATGAAGGGTGATTGCTAA